In a single window of the Labrus mixtus chromosome 20, fLabMix1.1, whole genome shotgun sequence genome:
- the ppp1r35 gene encoding protein phosphatase 1 regulatory subunit 35: MQSSFPLLSPPPSPLTAPLPLSSSPFSQCSELDLSITLSPALKIHHTHLKPRPLETTQQSDKSQPKPCLQGQTGRKVRYKEPVVVTVTPEPHITVNRGTPPEQPIRGQRRSRGRHHEFSEKQVEPSPALSNPNPGCLERAELNTTLALKAELQSLQGAEFNTRRVVQETIQRSERTKNLINTRATEEVNVSRSQVLFSSLVSVDVLEDQLISRVYQERLPLALTLTHDNKAQDVPSLFPLMTSLLLRQKPLPMEVGPISDTLRPQRHPTCSTFDLYRRRSRCEATP; encoded by the exons ATGCAGAGCTCCTtccccctactctctcctcccccctctcctctcactgcccccctccccctctcttcctcccccttttcGCAATGCTCTGAACTCGACCTGTCCATCACACTCAGCCCCGCCCTGAAGAttcaccacacacacctgaagccccgcccactgGAAACAACTCAGCAGAGTGACAAATCACAGCCAAAGCCCTGCCTACAAGGCCAGACAGgcagaaag GTGCGTTATAAAGAGCCGGTGGTTGTCACGGTAACTCCAGAGCCTCACATCACAGTGAACAGGGGGACACCGCctgagcagccaatcagaggtcagagaaggagcagaggacgtcaccatg AATTCTCGGAAAAGCAGGTGGAGCCTTCTCCTGCACTATCCAATCCAAATCCAGGCTGCCTTGAAAGGGCGGAGCTAAACACCACTCTGGCTCTGAAGGCGGAGCTTCAGTCCCTGCAG ggggcggagtTCAACACCCGGAGGGTCGTTCAGGAGACTATACAGCGATCAGAGAGAACTAAAAACCTGATCAATACTCGAGCTACTGAAg aAGTGAATGTCTCTCGCTCTCAGGTTCTCTTCAGCTCATTGGTCAGCGTGGATGTTCTGGAGGATCAGCTGATCAGTCGGGTGTATCAGGAGAGGCTGCCACTggccctaaccctaacccatgaCAACAAGGCACAAGATGTCCCCTCCCTCTTCCCCTTAATGACATCTCTTCTTCTTAGACAAAAGCCCCTCCCCATGGAGGTGGGACCAATCAGTGACACTCTCCGCCCACAAAGACATCCAACATGTTCAACGTTTGACCTTTACAGAAGAAGGTCACGCTGTGAGGCCACACCCTGA